DNA sequence from the Amycolatopsis sp. Hca4 genome:
CTTCCCACAGCGGGCCGAGGTAGCACAGCATGGTGTTCTGCCCGGTGTACTCCTGGGTGATCTGCAGTTCGATGGCCTGGTTGGTGTGTTCCATCCGGCCGAACAACGGGTTGGCCGGCTCCCGGGCCTGGTAGTCGAGCGGGCCGTTCTTGGTCTGCAGGAACACGTTCCCGGCGAACCGGCCGGTGGTGCCGTCGGGCTGAGGTTCGGCGTCGATGGGCCCGAACTCCAGGTAGGCGCGCTTCAGCCGGTCCGGGTCCACGTCGGCGTTGTAGACGAAGGTCCGCCAGAAGATCCGCATCCCGAGGGGCGCCACCGCCGCCGCGATGCCGTTGGCGCCGTCACCGTGGTCGTAGCCGAGGTCCTGCGGACCCGGCTGGCCTTCGGAATTCGCTTTGACGGTGAAGCCCAGGAAATCCGGGATCGCCGCCTGCAGCTGCCGGGCCCGTCGCGTCCACCAGTCCCGGAACTGCGCGCTGTAGGGATCCAGCTGCTCGCGGGTGAGGGTGTCGGGCGCGAACCGGGCGTCGGTCGGCGCCGCGTAGTTGATCGAGACGGCGAGCTTGATCCCGTACGGGCGCAACGCGTCCGCCAGTGCGGCTTCCTGCTCGATGGCGGCCGGGGTGAGGTAGAAGCTGTTGGCGTTGACGTTGTTGATGGTGAGGCCGTTGAGGCCGAGGGAAGCCATCGCGCGTGCCGCGACGAGGTAGCGGTCGAGGATCACCGGCAGGTTCAGCCCGGCCGACGCGCCGGTGGCGGTGAAGTCGAACATCGCCCCGGTTTCGCCGTCCAGCCCGCCGGTGCCGGTCGCGTTGTTCCCGGCGTAGAGCCGTTCCGTCTCCCAGTAGTTCAGGTACCGGTGGTTGATGCGCGGCACCGAAGAAAGTTTCAGCTCGGCGACGGGTTGCTGCGCTTGGAGACGCCGGAGGAACGCGAAGGTCCCGTACAGCGCGGCGACGTCGGTGTTGCCGGCGATGACGATCACCCGGCGGCCGCCGCGCGAGAGCGAACGGATGAGGTAGCCGTCGGTGCCGAGCGGCGTCAGGTCGCGTGCCGGGACGAGCCCGCGCACCAGGGGAGAGCTCTCCGGGGTGCCGACGACCACCGCGCGGTCGGGGCAGCCGCCCGCCACCGGCACGGGCCGCCCCAGCAGCCCGCCGAGGCCGCGGACGAGTTCGTCCCGCGCCGCCGCCAAAGTGCTCTCCACCAGGTGTTCGGTGGAACCGGGGGCCATGCTCAGGTTCGCCGTGTGACGGTGCACCCTCGCCCGGTCGGCGTTCTCCACCACGATCGCGCCGAGCGCGGCCCGGTACCGGGCGAGGACGCCGGGATCGGCGACCGGTTCGTAGCGCAGCCACAGGTCGGAGCCGTCGTAGTCACCCGGCAAGGGCGGACTCGCCTGCGCCGGGGG
Encoded proteins:
- a CDS encoding alpha-glucuronidase family glycosyl hydrolase, whose amino-acid sequence is MSLSDENGLRRRSFLIGSGAVLTASMLGAPPAQASPPLPGDYDGSDLWLRYEPVADPGVLARYRAALGAIVVENADRARVHRHTANLSMAPGSTEHLVESTLAAARDELVRGLGGLLGRPVPVAGGCPDRAVVVGTPESSPLVRGLVPARDLTPLGTDGYLIRSLSRGGRRVIVIAGNTDVAALYGTFAFLRRLQAQQPVAELKLSSVPRINHRYLNYWETERLYAGNNATGTGGLDGETGAMFDFTATGASAGLNLPVILDRYLVAARAMASLGLNGLTINNVNANSFYLTPAAIEQEAALADALRPYGIKLAVSINYAAPTDARFAPDTLTREQLDPYSAQFRDWWTRRARQLQAAIPDFLGFTVKANSEGQPGPQDLGYDHGDGANGIAAAVAPLGMRIFWRTFVYNADVDPDRLKRAYLEFGPIDAEPQPDGTTGRFAGNVFLQTKNGPLDYQAREPANPLFGRMEHTNQAIELQITQEYTGQNTMLCYLGPLWEEVLKSDTYATGADGGLLAKRLVGHVVDGTAQGHPDSAIVGVANFGNADNLTGHHFAQANLYAFGRLAWDWTLPARDIAADWVRLTWSNRDFVVRAIVAMMMGSREALVSYQTPLGVAHQFRSSDHYGPNPAERLARDDWSPVYYNKADSTGLGYDRSPTGSGFTAQYFPVLAARYGDLETTPENLLMWFHHVPWDRRMRSGRIFWDELVYRYQTGVHYVSWLRQAWDSLEPHVDARRFAEVKAKLAAHEADAGSWRDTCVGYWQGFSGRAIPTDGPLAIAIVVGGRTIGGFDAGAPSSTVPLAAGASPRITKVVPADPAVRCEVLSQAAGVPGRAVVRVTGKTFFGPILKDYVFDFTR